The sequence GTGTTGGTGGAGTTTTGGTGAAACTTTCTTCAGGTTTCCTTTGTTAAAGTCCCCGGTCATGATAGACACCGCCTCTGGATATGCGGTTTCCTCACTGCTGATCGCGCTGTACAGTTCCCTGAGTGCTCGGTCAGTGTCGGCTTGTGGGGGAATGTAAACAGCCGTAATAATCACTGCTGTAAATTCCCTCGGTAGCCAGAATGGCCGGCACTTAATCATCAGGTACTCCAGGTCCGGTGAGTAGAAGGATTTGACCGGATGCACATTCGCATAAtcacaccagctgttgttgatcatgAAACACACACCACTGCCTCTGCTTTTCCCAGTAAGATCCTGTGACGTGTCCGCGTGGTGCACAGAGAACCCCGGTAGTTGTATTGCAGAGTCCGGTACCTTGTCCGATAGCCAGGTTTCTGTGAGGCAGATCACGCAGCAGTCCCGCATCTCTCGCTGGAATGAGATCCGTGCCCGAAGCTCGCACAGCTTGTTGTCCAGAGACTGCACATTAGCCAGTAATAAACTGGGTAGCAGTGGTCTGTTAGTGCGCCGTCTCAGTCGAACCAGAACGCCAGATCTTCTCCCTCTGCGTCGGCGTTTGCGGCCTCCAGGGCCAGAGAACAAAGGCGCCTCAGGTGAGATGAATGGGGGTCTGCAAACGGAGGGTCCGTGTTGCAAAACTTGAACTCCGGAAAGTGATGAGAAAGTCCGTCTCTTAGGTCCAGTAAGGTTTGTCGGTCGTACACAAGGAGACATGTGCTACTCGTGAAAAAATaggaaaagtaaaattaaacacaaaaaacagctgttGCTTGGGGGAGCTCGTGACGAGGTTGCCATACTCGGCGCCATCTTAAGGAAACAAAAAATTGATCTTGAAGGTTGACCCgaaggaaattgggttaagACTGCCGACCTTTGccagcgccatcttacccttccgaccatacatacattagaCAAACAttacatggggaagacaggtcagagaggtatgacaatggaaaatgcacaacatgaggaaaaacaaagagaaaaaaagaactccctccagactgagctccaacaaggagatcagtttgagaacagaaaaaaacacatcagcACATGAATCATCACGTCTCACAACGTAAAAGACATAAGCTTAGAAGGCGTGGGATATGGGGGGGGGTGAGTGCaggtctgtgtcagtgtacatgcatatgtgtgcgtgtgtgtgtgtgtgtgtgtgtgtgttctgtgttcaaCCAAGAGAAAGTGTCCGTTCACCCGGTTAAGCAAAAGTCAACAATCTTCGGTTGACACGGGTGACCTTGAAGGAGGGACAGAGTTCTGACAACAATCCTGTTATCATAGAAGAATTTGTTGTTCCAGTCAGCTTCGACCTTGACAGGCCTTCAGCTGGCGCCAGTGGGATAGCCGCATGAGTGAAGATGGTGAATGTAAAGGTCTAGTGCGAACAACTGCATCCAATTTTTACAGatggtctaatgtccatcacTGGTCACCAATTCTCTCAATTCCAGTTGTTCTTCTCCAAGATGTTATCCATATTGTGTTCgaaacacagtctgagtactCACAGCCCTGCCAATCATCTATCATGTCGGCCAGCGTTGTgggattttg comes from Oreochromis niloticus isolate F11D_XX unplaced genomic scaffold, O_niloticus_UMD_NMBU tig00007510_pilon, whole genome shotgun sequence and encodes:
- the LOC112845470 gene encoding uncharacterized protein LOC112845470, whose protein sequence is MSPCVRPTNLTGPKRRTFSSLSGVQVLQHGPSVCRPPFISPEAPLFSGPGGRKRRRRGRRSGVLVRLRRRTNRPLLPSLLLANVQSLDNKLCELRARISFQREMRDCCVICLTETWLSDKVPDSAIQLPGFSVHHADTSQDLTGKSRGSGVCFMINNSWCDYANVHPVKSFYSPDLEYLMIKCRPFWLPREFTAVIITAVYIPPQADTDRALRELYSAISSEETAYPEAVSIMTGDFNKGNLKKVSPKLHQHINFNTRGDRLFDHCYTSFRDVYKALLHAPFGQSDYRSILPLPAYRQKLKQEAPTLRAVHRRSDQSESTLWDCFDHAEREMFHVATNDIDEYTDSVCGFIRKCVEDVVPSRTVKSFPNQKPGINRDICTALVNTTFASTNTLDYKHAHCQLRKTIKVAKRGERTQSY